One window from the genome of Hemitrygon akajei chromosome 4, sHemAka1.3, whole genome shotgun sequence encodes:
- the LOC140726840 gene encoding tumor necrosis factor receptor superfamily member 19-like isoform X4, translating into MFCEKRLLGLQPRFQLLNVPGVDCALWGECGFGYGDDGQCVTCRPSRFKEDWGFQKCKPCSDCALVNRIQKANCTATSNAVCGECLTGFYRKTKLGGFQEMECIPCGEPPPPYEPHCSARVNLVKISSTSSSPRDTALAAVICSALAMVLLALLILCIIYCKKQFMEKNPNWSMRLQDAQFNRAELSSLDRQRINLSPQRACAYCQQSPAQSCGPVHLVPACCFDDTCSLEYSSESSFPPSASEHLKRNKDCGRDVLPSLLDIFTPSFDSDVSEAWPLMRDSNCSHTGSSCESLHPSDVETSPEHITAWSPNLEAPIIRPSDTCPKEGDPPESLCLQSFPVETGEANIEGKKQEGSEHLEDLPTANYGGEEQNQMQCSVEQDPKEDRGNSL; encoded by the exons GAATGCGGGTTTGGATATGGGGATGATGGACAGTGCGTGACCTGCAGGCCAAGCAGGTTCAAGGAAGACTGGGGTTTTCAGAAGTGTAAGCCATGCTCGGACTGTGCTCTCGTTAATCGCATTCAGAAGGCCAACTGCACAGCCACCAGTAATGCAGTATGTGGAGAGTGCTTGACAGG GTTTTACAGAAAGACTAAACTGGGTGGTTTTCAAGAAATGGAGTGCATACCATGTGGGGAACCACCTCCTCCTTACGAGCCTCACT GTAGTGCTAGAGTGAACCTGGTGAAAATCTCATCAACGTCCTCCAGTCCTCGGGACACGGCATTGGCTGCAGTTATCTGCAGTGCATTGGCTATGGTCCTGCTCGCTCTCCTTATCCTCTGCATCATCTACTGCAAGAAACAATTTATGGAGAAGAATCCCAACT GGTCAATGAGGCTACAGGATGCTCAGTTCAACAGAGCTGAACTATCTTCACTTGACAGGCAAAGGATTAATCTGAGTCCACAACGGGCTTGTGCCTACTGTCAGCAAAGTCCAGCACAGAGCTGTG GTCCTGTTCACTTGGTTCCAGCTTGCTGCTTTGATGACACCTGCAGTCTGGAGTACAGTAGCGAAAGCTCCTTCCCTCCAAGTGCGTCGGAGCATCTTAAAAG GAACAAGGACTGTGGTCGCGATGTACTGCCTTCTCTCCTTGACATCTTTACACCCTCTTTTGATAGTGATGTCTCAGAAGCTTGGCCTTTAATGCGAGATTCCAACTGTAGCCACACCGGTTCATCTTGTGAGTCTCTGCACCCCTCAGACGTTGAAACTTCTCCCGAACACATTACTGCCTGGAGCCCAAACTTAGAAGCCCCGATAATCCGGCCTTCAGATACATGTCCAAAGGAAGGGGATCCACCTGAGTCGCTTTGTCTGCAGTCCTTTCCAGTTGAGACAGGAGAAGCTAATATAGAGGGCAAAAAGCAAGAAGGTTCTGAACATCTCGAAGATCTCCCAACAGCAAACTATGGAGGCGAAGAGCAGAACCAAATGCAGTGCAGTGTGGAGCAAGATCCAAAGGAAGACAGAGGG